ACTCGTGCGTCTTCTCGTCGTTGAGCCGCCGGGGCATGCGCGAGTACGTCGTGTTGAGGGTCTCCCACAGTTCCGTCGACACGATTTCGCGGGCACGGCGGGCGTTCTCGCGCGCCGCCTGCAGGCAGTACGCGATCGACGACGAGTTGGTGCGGTCCACGGCGAGGTCGGTCAACACGTCGGCGCGGGTGACGGGTCGGTCGCCCGGCGGCGTGACGGTACCCATGACGCCCATCAGCGAGCGACAGGCCGTGTCCTCGTCGATCCACGGATCCTCGAGGAGGAGCTGCAGGTGCACGTCGAGGATGCGGGCGGTGCCGTCGGAGCGCTCGATGTAGCGCCCGATCCAGAACAGGCTCTCGGCGATGCGACTCAGCATGCCTCGTCACCTTCCTCGGCGTCGCTGCCCTGCTGCTGCTGCTCCTGCTGCTCGGACAGCGTGCGGGGGCGGTCCTGCGGCGAGTGGTCCGGCTCGTCCTGCGCGTCGTAGATGATCGGGATCGCCGAGGTGGCCGTGGCCTGCTCGGCGACGATTCCGGCAAGCGACGGGGACTGTCCGTATTCGCCGCGGTTCGGAGCGTCGCCGCCGACGATCCACGTGTCCTTCGATCCGCCGCCCTGGCTCGAGTTGACGACGAGCTGGCCTTCGGGAAGCGCGACCCGCGTCAGTCCGCCGGGGAGCACCCACACCTCGTCGCCGTTGTTGACGGCGAAGGGACGGAGATCGGCGTGGCGGGGCCGCATCCCGTCGTCGACGAGGGTCGGGATCGTGGAGAGCATGACGACGGGCTGCGCGATCCAGCCGCGCGGGTCCGCTTTCAGCTTCGTGCGGAGAGCGTCGAGTTCGGCGGGACTGGCGTCGGGCCCGACGACGAGACCCTTACCGCCCGACCCGTCGACCGGTTTCACGACGAGCTCGTCGAGTCGGTCGAGCACCTCCTCGAGCGCACCCGGGTCTTCGAGACGCCAGGTGTCGACGTTCTTGAGGATCGGCTCTTCGGCGAGGTAGTACCTGATCAGCTCGGGAACGTAGGTGTACAGCAGCTTGTCGTCGGCGACACCGTTGCCGACCGCGTTCGCGATCGTGACGTTCCCGAGCCGTGCGGCGAGCATGAGCCCGGGGGCGCCGAGCATGGAATCGGCCCGGAACTGCAGCGGGTCGAGGAAGTCGTCGTCGACGCGACGGTAGATGACGTCGACGCGGCGCGGTCCGCGCGTCGTGCGCATGAAGACGCGCCCGCCCTGACACACGAGGTCACGCCCCTCGACGAGCTCGACACCCATGAGCCGGGCGAGCAGCGTGTGCTCGAAGTAGGCGGAGTTGTAGACACCCGGCGTGAGGACGACGACGTTCGGATCGTCGATTCCCGGGGGCGCGGAGTTGCGGAGCGCCTGCAGCAGCTTGTGGGGGTAATCGCCGACCGGCTGCACGCGCATCGAGACGAAAAGCTCGGGCAGCGTCTGCGCCATGACGCGGCGGTTGGAGATCACGTAACTCACGCCCGACGGCACCCGCACGTTGTCCTCGAGGACGCGCATCTCGCCGTGCTCGTCGCGGATGAGGTCGATGCCGGACACCTGGATGCGAACTCCGTTGGCCGGGCGGATGCCGGCGGCCTGGCGGGAGAAGTACTGCGACGACGCGATCAGCTTCGCCGGCAGGACCCCGTCGCGGACGACGTGCTGGTGGCCGTAGGCGTCGTCGAGGAACGCTTCCAGTGCACGCACGCGCTGCTGGACGCCCTTCTCGATGCGCGACCACTCGTCGTAGGCGATGACGCGGGGGACGGCATCCAGGGGGAAAGGTCTCTCCTCGCCCGCGAAGTCGAACGTGACGCCCTGCGCGAGATAGGAGCTGGCGAGCGATTCGGTGCGCCCGCGCAGCTCTTCCTGGGTCATCTGCGCGAGAGCCTGGTACAGCTCCCGGTACGACGATCGCGACTGCGCCGCTTCGCCGGGATGCGCCGCTCCGGCGAACATCTCGTCGAACGCCGGGACGCCGGAGGGGGTCTTGCGCGGCGCCAGAGTGGAGCCGTATCCGTCGAAGAGATCACCCATGGGATGAGCCTAATCCGGGTGGTGTTGCCGGAGTGTTTCGCCCCGCGGTCAGTCCGCGAGGGCCAACCGCAGCTGCTCGATCGCCCAGTCGATCTCGGTGGCACGGATGATGAGCGGCGGGGCCATGCGGATGGTCTGGCCGTGGGTGTCCTTGACGAGCACACCCCGCGCGAGCAGGCGTTCCGCGACCTCGCGACCGGTCCCCACGGCCGGGTCGATGTCGACGCCCGCCCACAGTCCCGCGACGCGGATCGCGGTCACGCCGGAGCCGACGAGCGCGTCCAGCCGGGACCGCAGGTGATCGCCGAGCGCCAGGGCGCGACGCTGCAGATCGCCGGTCGCGAGCAGGTCGACGACGGCGAGTCCGACGGCTGCCGCGAGCGGGTTGCCGCCGAAGGTCGAGCCGTGTTCGCCCGGGTGGATGACGCCGAGGACGTCGCGGTCGCCGACGACGGCCGAGACGGGCAGGATGCCGCCCCCGAGCGCCTTGCCGAGGAGATACAGGTCCGGCACGACGCCCTCCCGTTCGCACGCGAACGTCGTGCCGACACGACCGAGGCCCGACTGGATCTCGTCGGCGATGAAGAGCACGTTCGCCGCTGTGCAGGCCTCGCGGACCGCGCGCAGGTAGCCGTCGGGCGGGATGACGACGCCCGCCTCACCCTGGATGGGCTCGATCAGCACCGCCGCGGTGTCGTCGTCGATCGCCGCTGCGAGAGCCGCGGCATCCCCGTAGGGAACGATCTCGAACCCGGGCGCGAAGGGACCGAAGCCGTCGCGCGCCTGCGGGTCGTCGCTGAAGCCGACGATCGTCGTCGTGCGCCCGTGGAAGTTCGCCGAGGCGACGAGGATCTTCGCCCGCCCCTCCGCGACACCCTTGACCCGGTACGCCCATGCGCGCGCCACTTTGATGCCGGTCTCGACGGCCTCGGCGCCCGTGTTCATGGGCAGCACCATGTCTTTGCCTGCGAGCCCTGCGAGTGCTTCGGCGAAGGCACCGAGGCGATCGTTGTGGAACGCACGGCTCGTCAGGGTGATGCGGCCCAGCTGCTCCGTCGCGGCCGAGACGAGTGCCGGATGCCGGTGCCCGAAGTTGAGCGCCGAATAGGCCGACAGCAGGTCGAGGTAGCGCTTGCCTTCGACGTCGGTCACCCACGACCCCTCGCCCTCCGCGACGACCACGGCGAGCGGGTGGTAATTGTGGGCGACGTGGGCCTCTTCGGCCGAGATGGCAGCCTCGGAGGAGTCGGGGAATCGGGAATCGGTCATCGCGCACCTCCGCGCAGTTCGAGCGTGCAGCATTTGATGCCCCCGCCGCCGAGCAGGAGCTCCGACAGGTCGACGGGGACGGGGACGTACCCGCGCGCCTCGAGCTGGGCGGCGAAGTCGGTCGCCCGGGGCGAGACGAAGACGTGGCGCCCGTCACTGGCGGCGTTCAGCCCGAAGACGGCACCGTCGGCATCCGTCACCTGGATCGCGTCGGGATAGCGCTCGGCGAGCACGCGGCGCGACTCCTCGTCGAACGCGGACGGCAGGTAGGCGATGTTCGCGCGCTCGACGCCGCCGACGCCCTCGACGGGGTCGAGGACGGTGATCGCGGTGTCGAGGTGGTAGAACCGCGGGTCGACGAGGCGGAGCGAGACGACCTCGCGGCCGAAGACGGCGGCGAGTTCGCGATGGCTGTCGCCGACGGAGCGGAAGCCGGTGCCGGCGAGGATCGTGTCGCCCACGAGGAGGAAGTCGCCCTCGCCCTCCTGGACCTCCACAGGCTCGACGACCTCGAATCCGTGCCCATCGAACCAGTCCATGAACGGTCGCTCCTCGCCGCGGCGCTCGTCGACGCGGAACCGCACGCCGAGCGCGCGACCATCGACGATGAAGCCGCCGTTGGCGGTGTAGACCATGTCGGGAAGGCCCGGGACGGGGTCGATCAGCTCGACCTCGTGGCCGAGCTCCACGTAGGCGTCGTGGAGCGCTTGCCACTGCCGGACAGCCTTCGCCGTGTCGGTGGGCCGCGACGGCTCCATCCACGGGTTGATGCTGTACGACACCGTGAAGTGCTCGGGACGGCACATCAGGTAGCGACGGCGCTGGGCGACGCGGGTGGTGAGGTTCTCGTGCGGCGTCGGCATTTTCGCTCCTCGTTTCCGGGGCGGCGGACGCTGTCCACAGGCCCGACGGAACTTCCAGAAGTCGTCGAATCGGGCACGCCGGCCTCCATCATGCCAGGTGGATCCGACGCTCGACCGGTGGATGTGTTCCGCGGAAGCTGGCGCACGAATGACAGGATGCTGAGCATGGCCAGACGCACGGGTGAACAAACCAGAGCGCTTCTGCTGCGCGCGGGGATGCAGTTGCTTCTCGAACGCGGAGTGAGCGCGGGCGTCCAGCACATCCGCCTTCAGGACGTGCTCCGCCGCACGGGGCTGACCACGGGAGCCGCGTACCGACTCTGGAACGATCAGGCCGACTACCACCGCGATCTCGCCGTCGCGATGGTGCGGATGCGGGTGGCCGGGCCCGCCGACACGATCCGGGCGCGCGTCGATGAGTTGATCGAGGCGGGCGCGTCGGGCGAGGACATCATCCGTGGTGCCGCCCTCGCGCACGTGCAGGCCGCGGAGCTCACCGCCGAGGATCCCACCGACCTGCTCGACGCCCAGTCGTTCCGGGTCGCGCTGGCGCTGCGGACCACCGCCGACACGTGGCCCGAACTGACCGAGGCCAGTCTCGAACGGCACAAGGAGTCGATCACCGCGTTCACGGAGCTGTATCAGCACGTCATCGACGCCTACGGCATGCGGATGCGGGAGGGCCTGACGATCGATGACTTCGCCGAGGCGATGGCAGCCTTGGCGGAGGGCTTCGCGATCCAGGCGATGGAGCGGATCCCCCACGCCACCTACCGCCTGTCAGGAGCCGACGGCACGCCGTCAGGCGACTGGACGCTCCTCGGCCTCACGGTGCGCGCGCTCGTGGACTCGTTCATGGTGCCGCGCGAGGACGCCGATCCCGACGCCTCGGTGCGCCTGCCGCGCTACGCCTGAGAAATAAGGATGCCCCGGAGCCGAGACCAGAGGATCTCGGTTCCGGGGCGACACTCCCCCCGAAGTGTTCCGTGCGCGCTTCCCCCAGAAGCGCTCGTCTATTCAAGCAATGGACGCATGGGTTCGCCAGAAAGATAAGTTGTTTTCTTCGGCGGCTCGATAAATCCAGGTGGATCGGCCTTCCAGCGCTCGGTCAGATCACGGTTTCGCTCCAGCGGTCGGGGTTCCCGAATCGGTGCGCGGTGATGGTGATCGACTGCTCACGCAGGAACGGCAGGAGTTCGATGCGGCCCGCCTGCGTCACCTCGTCGGCGTAGACAGCGAGGTCCGGGTCGCCGTCGATGGCCTCGGCGAGCGCCGCACGCACATCGCGAGCCTGGGCGGGTGGGCCCACCAACCGCACCCGATCCGCGCGAACGGGAGCGTCCTCCGCCCCCGTGCCCGACATCCGCTGGATCCACTGCTCGTCGGACTCGACGAACACCGCGACCTCGAGCGCCCCGAGCGCGTGACGCACCGTGCTGGGCAATCCCGACGGCGAACTCACCGTGAAGGTGGACCGGGCGCGCACGGCCGCGATGATGGCGCGGACCAGCGTGTGGGGCGCAGCATCCGTCGTCGCGCGGATCTCGACGCTCGCGGGACGGTAGCGGAACAGGTTGCGCTCGACGCCGAGGTGCGAGACATCGACCACCTTGCCGAACGTGCGGTCCCACGCGACGGCGTCCGACAGGGCGGCGCGGCGCAGCCACTCGAACGCCTCGTAGCCGAGGGCGGGCTGGGCGGCTTCGATGACGTCGGCGATCGACGAGTCGAGCCCCTTGAGGTGCAGGGTCGACGACGTCGCCGCGCCCGTCGTCGGACGCCACGAGCCGAGGCCGATGAGGTGGTTCGGCCCACCGGCTTTCGCTCCCCCGCCGACCGACGAGCGCTTCCAGCCGCCGAACGGCTGGCGTTGGACGATGGCGCCCGTCGTGCCGCGATTGACGTAGAGGTTTCCCGCCTCGACGCGGTCGAGCCAGAGCGCGAGGTCGTCGGGATTCTGCGTGTACAGACCCGCGGTGAGCCCGTAGTCGACCGCGTTCTGCAGCTCGATCGCGTGCTCGAGGGAGCGCGCGTGCATCACCCCGAGCACGGGGCCGAAGAACTCCTCCAGGTGCATGCGCGACCCGGGCTTCACTCCGGTGCGGATGCCGGGCGTCCAGAGGCGGCCGTCGAACCGTTCGTGCGGCAGCTCGTGAGGCTCGACCAGCCACCGCTCGTCCTCGTCGAGCGTCGTGAGCGCCCACGCGAGCTTGCCGCTCGGAGCTTCCACGAGCGGACCGACCTCGGTCAGCGGATCTTCGGGCGATCCGACGCGGAGCGAGGTGGCGGCATCCACCAGCTGCCGCGAGAACCGCTGCGAGCGGGCGACGGGGCCGACGAGGATCGCGAGGGACGCGGCGGAGCACTTCTGCCCCGCGTGCCCGAAGGCCGACCGAACCAGATCGGATGCCGCGAGGTCGAGGTCAGCGGAGGGCATGACGATCATCGCGTTCTTGCCGCTGGTCTCAGCCTGGAGGGCGAGGTCAGGACGCCAGGAGCGGAAGAGCGCCGCCGTCTCGAACGACCCCGTGAGGATCACGCGGTCGACGGCGGGGTGCGTGATGAGCTGCTTTCCGAGTCCCCCCTCGTCGAGATCGACCAGGGCGAGGATGTCGCGGCCGATGCTGGCGGCATCGAGCGCCTCCCAGATCGCCTCGGCGACGACCGCCGCGCACCGGCGGGCCTGCGGCGCCGGCTTGAAGACCACGCCGGACCCTGCGGCGAGCGCGGCGAGGGCACCGCCGGCGGGGATCGCCACGGGGAAGTTCCACGGCGGGGTCACGACCGTCAGGCGGGCGGGTACGAAGACCGCGCCGCTCACGCTGTCGAGCTCCCGGGCGGTCGCGGCGTAGTAGCGCGCGAAGTCGACCGCTTCGCTCACCTCGACGTCCGCTTCGGCGAGCGTCTTGCCCGTCTCGGATGCTGCGACCTCGATGAGCTCGCCCCGGCGGGCTTCAAGGGCACGCGCCGCGCGCAGGAGCACGTCGGCACGGTCGGCTGCGGGCAGCGAGCCCCACGCGTCGGCGGCCGATCCCACGCGGCCGAGCATCGACTCGAGCTCCGGCTCGGTGCCGATGCGGGCAGCGGCGATCGCGGCATCCCCTGCCGTCGACGAGGTGACGCGGCCGAGGATCTCCCGCGCCCACGCGCGGTTCGCGGGGAGGGCCGGGTCGGTGTCGGCGGTGTTGCGGAAGCCGGGCGCACCGGCCGAGACGACGGTCTCGCGCGACGAGAAGACGGCGGTCTCTACGAACGCGTCCCCGCCGAACAGCGCGGGACGACCCGGAACACCCGCCGGCTGGGTCTCGTCGGGGTCCGCGGGACGCGAGTCTTTCGCGGCGATCCCGAGGACGACCTGCGTGAGGCCGGCGTCGTCGAGCGTGGGAGGAGCGGCATCCGTCATCATCGGCGCGGACCCGTCGTCGGCCGTGGCGGCGCGATCCTGGTCGCGGCGAGGACCCGTCGTCAGCGTGCGTTCGGCGGCGCGGGCGACCGACGCGGTGAAGCGGTCGCGCTCGCGGACGAACATGGCACGGTCGAAGGCGAGGTCGAACGCGGCGGAGAGGAAGTTCTCGCTGGACGCGTTCTCCTCGAGGCGGCGGACGAGGTAGCTGATGGCGACGTCGAACTCGTCGGGGCGGACGACCGGGACGTACAGCAGGACGTGTCCGATCTCGCGAGCGACGGCCTGCATCTGCCCCTGCGCCATCCCGAGGAGCATCTCGACCTCGACGTCGCGCTGGACGCCGCGCTCGCGGGCGAGGAGCCACGCGTAGGCGATGTGGAAGAGGTTGTGGCCGGCGACGCCGATGCGGACCGCCTCGGTGTTCTCGGATCGGAGCGCCTCATCGAGGCAGCGGACGTAGTTCGCGTCGGTGTCGAGCTTCGTGTCGTAGGGGGCGGCCGGCCAGTCGTGCATGACGGCGTCGACGTGCTCCATCGCGAGGTTCGCGCCCTTGACGAGGCGGATCTTGATGCGGGCTCCCCCGGCCGCAACCCGCTCGCGCGCCCAGGCAGTGAGGGTCTGCAGGGCGGGAAGCGCATCGGGCAGGTAGGCCTGCAGCACGATGCCGGCTTCGAGGTCCCGCAGGCGCGGGTCGTCGAGCACGCGCATGAACACGGCCATCGTCAGGTCGAGGTCGCGGTACTCCTCCATGTCGAGGTTGAGGAACGTACCGTCCTCGGCCGCCGACAGGTAGAGCGGTCGAAGCCGCTCGACGACGCGCTCGACGATCTCGTCGAACGCCCACATCGAGAGGTGGCTGGCGATCGCCGAGACCTTCACCGAGACGTAGTCGACGTCGTCGCGTCGGACGAGCTCGTGGATACCTTCGAGGCGGCGCAGCGCCTCGGCCTCGCCGAGCACTGCTTCACCCAGCAGGTTGAGGTTGAGACGGGCGCCCGACTCGCGGAGCGTCTGGAGCGCGGGACCCAGCTTGTCGGGCCGCGCGTCGACGATGAGATGGCCGACCATCTCGCGAAGGACGCGTCGAGC
This DNA window, taken from Microbacterium sp. MM2322, encodes the following:
- a CDS encoding bifunctional proline dehydrogenase/L-glutamate gamma-semialdehyde dehydrogenase, with the translated sequence MSDSTVAPQAPTSDLAERAIALAERWVAESAEVTVDPAAERLAGVLKDPNGLPFTLGFVDGVMRPESLTAAAANLQRVAPLAPAFLPWYLRAAVRAGGVVAPILPTPVVPIARRVLREMVGHLIVDARPDKLGPALQTLRESGARLNLNLLGEAVLGEAEALRRLEGIHELVRRDDVDYVSVKVSAIASHLSMWAFDEIVERVVERLRPLYLSAAEDGTFLNLDMEEYRDLDLTMAVFMRVLDDPRLRDLEAGIVLQAYLPDALPALQTLTAWARERVAAGGARIKIRLVKGANLAMEHVDAVMHDWPAAPYDTKLDTDANYVRCLDEALRSENTEAVRIGVAGHNLFHIAYAWLLARERGVQRDVEVEMLLGMAQGQMQAVAREIGHVLLYVPVVRPDEFDVAISYLVRRLEENASSENFLSAAFDLAFDRAMFVRERDRFTASVARAAERTLTTGPRRDQDRAATADDGSAPMMTDAAPPTLDDAGLTQVVLGIAAKDSRPADPDETQPAGVPGRPALFGGDAFVETAVFSSRETVVSAGAPGFRNTADTDPALPANRAWAREILGRVTSSTAGDAAIAAARIGTEPELESMLGRVGSAADAWGSLPAADRADVLLRAARALEARRGELIEVAASETGKTLAEADVEVSEAVDFARYYAATARELDSVSGAVFVPARLTVVTPPWNFPVAIPAGGALAALAAGSGVVFKPAPQARRCAAVVAEAIWEALDAASIGRDILALVDLDEGGLGKQLITHPAVDRVILTGSFETAALFRSWRPDLALQAETSGKNAMIVMPSADLDLAASDLVRSAFGHAGQKCSAASLAILVGPVARSQRFSRQLVDAATSLRVGSPEDPLTEVGPLVEAPSGKLAWALTTLDEDERWLVEPHELPHERFDGRLWTPGIRTGVKPGSRMHLEEFFGPVLGVMHARSLEHAIELQNAVDYGLTAGLYTQNPDDLALWLDRVEAGNLYVNRGTTGAIVQRQPFGGWKRSSVGGGAKAGGPNHLIGLGSWRPTTGAATSSTLHLKGLDSSIADVIEAAQPALGYEAFEWLRRAALSDAVAWDRTFGKVVDVSHLGVERNLFRYRPASVEIRATTDAAPHTLVRAIIAAVRARSTFTVSSPSGLPSTVRHALGALEVAVFVESDEQWIQRMSGTGAEDAPVRADRVRLVGPPAQARDVRAALAEAIDGDPDLAVYADEVTQAGRIELLPFLREQSITITAHRFGNPDRWSETVI
- the rocD gene encoding ornithine--oxo-acid transaminase; translated protein: MTDSRFPDSSEAAISAEEAHVAHNYHPLAVVVAEGEGSWVTDVEGKRYLDLLSAYSALNFGHRHPALVSAATEQLGRITLTSRAFHNDRLGAFAEALAGLAGKDMVLPMNTGAEAVETGIKVARAWAYRVKGVAEGRAKILVASANFHGRTTTIVGFSDDPQARDGFGPFAPGFEIVPYGDAAALAAAIDDDTAAVLIEPIQGEAGVVIPPDGYLRAVREACTAANVLFIADEIQSGLGRVGTTFACEREGVVPDLYLLGKALGGGILPVSAVVGDRDVLGVIHPGEHGSTFGGNPLAAAVGLAVVDLLATGDLQRRALALGDHLRSRLDALVGSGVTAIRVAGLWAGVDIDPAVGTGREVAERLLARGVLVKDTHGQTIRMAPPLIIRATEIDWAIEQLRLALAD
- the ddaH gene encoding dimethylargininase, with the protein product MPTPHENLTTRVAQRRRYLMCRPEHFTVSYSINPWMEPSRPTDTAKAVRQWQALHDAYVELGHEVELIDPVPGLPDMVYTANGGFIVDGRALGVRFRVDERRGEERPFMDWFDGHGFEVVEPVEVQEGEGDFLLVGDTILAGTGFRSVGDSHRELAAVFGREVVSLRLVDPRFYHLDTAITVLDPVEGVGGVERANIAYLPSAFDEESRRVLAERYPDAIQVTDADGAVFGLNAASDGRHVFVSPRATDFAAQLEARGYVPVPVDLSELLLGGGGIKCCTLELRGGAR
- a CDS encoding circularly permuted type 2 ATP-grasp protein, translating into MGDLFDGYGSTLAPRKTPSGVPAFDEMFAGAAHPGEAAQSRSSYRELYQALAQMTQEELRGRTESLASSYLAQGVTFDFAGEERPFPLDAVPRVIAYDEWSRIEKGVQQRVRALEAFLDDAYGHQHVVRDGVLPAKLIASSQYFSRQAAGIRPANGVRIQVSGIDLIRDEHGEMRVLEDNVRVPSGVSYVISNRRVMAQTLPELFVSMRVQPVGDYPHKLLQALRNSAPPGIDDPNVVVLTPGVYNSAYFEHTLLARLMGVELVEGRDLVCQGGRVFMRTTRGPRRVDVIYRRVDDDFLDPLQFRADSMLGAPGLMLAARLGNVTIANAVGNGVADDKLLYTYVPELIRYYLAEEPILKNVDTWRLEDPGALEEVLDRLDELVVKPVDGSGGKGLVVGPDASPAELDALRTKLKADPRGWIAQPVVMLSTIPTLVDDGMRPRHADLRPFAVNNGDEVWVLPGGLTRVALPEGQLVVNSSQGGGSKDTWIVGGDAPNRGEYGQSPSLAGIVAEQATATSAIPIIYDAQDEPDHSPQDRPRTLSEQQEQQQQGSDAEEGDEAC